The sequence below is a genomic window from Streptomyces sp. NBC_00582.
GCCGACGGGGGCCGCGCCGAGCCCACTCCCCCGGCCGAGCCCCGTGAGCCGTCCCCCGCGCCCGGCTCGAAGTCCGAGCAGACCCGCGCGCTGATCCTGGAGACCGCGATGCGGCTGTTCCAGGAGCGCGGCTACGACAAGACGACGATGCGGGCCATCGCCCAGGAGGCCGGGGTCTCGGTGGGCAACGCCTACTACTACTTCGCCGGCAAGGAGTGGCTGATCCAGGGCTTCTACGACCGTCTCGCGGCCGAGCACCGCGAGGCGGTCCGTGAGCTGCTGGCGAGGGAGACCTCCCTGGAGGCCCGGATGGCGGGCGTGCTGCGGGTCTGGCTGGACGTGGCGACGCCGTACCACGAGTTCGCGGTGCAGTTCTTCAAGAACGCCGCCGACCCCGACAGCCCGCTCAGCCCCTTCTCGGCGGAGTCGGAGCACGCGCGCGTGGAGGCGATCGCCGTCCACAAGGAGGTCCTCGCGGGCTCGAAGGCGAAGGTGCCCGAGGAGCTGCGCGAGGTGCTGCCCGAGCTGATGTGGCTCGCGCAGATGGGCCTCGTCATGTACTGGATCTACGACCGCACGGAGGGCCGCGAGCGCAGCTACCGGCTCGCGGAACGGGGCGCGCGCCTCACCTCGCGGGGTGTGGCGCTGGCCCGGTTCCGCGTCCTGCGGCCCCTCGTCCTGGAGATCCACGAGCTGTTCACGGACTTCCTGCCCGGCATGACCAACGCCCTGCCGGACCCGCAGAGGAAGCGCGGCTAGGGCCCTTCTGACGGATCTCCGTGGGTGAAGGAGCGGCGTTCGGTGCGCGCGATCGGCGTGCGGCGTGGAGGGTCATGTGGCGGAGCCACCTGGCCCTTCGCGCCGTGCGGCGAGCGGGCGTGCCGGGCGTCGCGACGCCGCGGAGATCCGTCAGAAGGGCCCCAGGGCCCGTCGTTCGGATCAGGCCGCGGGGAAGGAACCGGACTGCTCGGCGCCGTTCGAGGCGTGATCCGAACGACAGGCCCTAGTTGACCTCCGACATCTCCACCAGTTCCACGTCGTACACCAGCGGCTCGCCGGCGACGGTCACCTGACGGGCGTGGGTGGTGTACGAGGCCGCCGTCGTCGACAGCAGATAGCTGCCCGGCGCCGGGACGGAGAGGACGTAGGAGCCGTCGGCCAGGGACGTCACCTGGTCCAGCGGGCGGCCGCCCTTGGACATCAGGGCGACCGAGGCGTGCTCCACCGGGTCGCCGGAGGCGTCGCGGACGAAGCCGTGGACGACCGTCGCGGGACCGTCCCCCGGCCCGGCGGACGCGGTGACGTCCTCATCCTTCGGCTCGACGGCGAGATGCGGCAGCCGCTTGTCCAGCCAGGCCGGCAGCCACCAGTTGGAGGCGCCGAGCAGATGCATCGCCGCCGGCACCAGCGCCGTACGGAGGATGAACGCGTCCAGGGCGACCGCCGCCGCGAGGCCCACGCCGGCCATCGCCGCGCCCGAGTCGCCGCTGAGGACGAACGCGAGGAACACACAGACCATGATCAGGGCGGCGGAGTTGATGACCCGGCTGGTCTCGGCGAGACCCACGCGCACCGCGCGCGCGTTGTCCCGTGTGTGCACCCACTCCTCGTGCATCCGGCTGACCAGGAACACCTGGTAGTCCATGGAGAGGCCGAAGAGCAGCGAGAGCATGATGACCGGCAGGAACGCGTTGATCGGGCCCTCCTTGCCGAGGCCGAGCAGCTCCAGGCCCCAGCCCCACTGGAACACGGCGACGAGGACACCGAAGGAGGCGGCGGCCGCGATCAGGTTCATCACGGCGGCGGTCAGCGGCACCACCAGGGAGCGGAACGCGATCAGCAGGAGCAGGAAGCCCAGGCCGATGATCGTCGCGACGAACAGGGGCAGCCGGTCGCCGGTGACCGTCGCGAAGTCCTTGGAGACCGCGGTGACCCCGCCGACGTGCGCCTTCACCCCCGCCGCCGGGATGACGTCTTCGCGCAGCCGGTCGATGAGGGCGTCCGTCTCCTCGGACTGCGGTGAGGTGGTGGGGACGACCTGGATGACGGTGACGCCCCGCGCGGGCGGCAGCGGCGCCGCCTGCGCCACGCCCGGCGCTTCCTCGATGCCCTGGACGAGGGCGGTGGTGTCGGTGCCCTCCACGACGACCTGGAGCGGGCCGTTGAAGCCCGGCCCGAAGCCCTCGGCGAGCAGGTCGTAGGCCTTGCGGGTGGTGGTGGAGGCGTCGTCGTTGCCCTGGTCGGTGGCGCCCAGGCGCAGCGACAGCACGGGCAGCGCGAGGACGGCCATGACGACCAGCGCGAGCGCGGCGACCGTACGGGGGCGGCGCTGCACCTCCGCCGACCAGCGGGCCGCGGGGCCGCTCGTCCGCTCCTCCTCGGGGCCCTCGGCGGCGAGCCGCCGGCGCTGCCTCCGGCTGAGGACCCGCGGGCCGAGGAAGCCGAGCAGGGCGGGCAGCAGGGTGGTCGCGGCGAGGACGCTCAGGACGACCGTCAGCGAGGTGCCGACGACCACGCCGTCCAGGAAGCGCAGGTTCGTCACCAGCATCCCGGCCAGGGCGATGCAGACCGTGCCGCCCGCGAACAGCACCGCGCGGCCCGAGGTGTTGAGGGCGGTGACCGCCGACTCCTCCGGTGGGACGCCGCGCAGGATGCCCTTGCGGTGGCGGGTGACGATGAACAGGGCGTAGTCGATGCCGACGCCCAGGCCGATCAGGGAGGACAGCAGCGGGGCCAGGTCGGGGATGTCGGTGACATGGCTGAGGAGCTGGGTCGAGAACAGTCCGGTGCCGACGCCGAAGACCGCCACGGCGAGCGGCAGCAGCATCGCGAAGAGGGAGCCGAAGGCCAGGAACAGGACGATCGCGGCGGCGACCAGACCGACCATCTCGGCGAGACCGGTGGGCGGTTCCTGGACGCGCTGGATGGCCTGGCCGCCCAGTTCGACCTCCAGGCCCGCGCGTTCGGCGTCCCGCGCGGTGTCGACGACGTCCTGGACGAGTTCCTTGGGCACGGCGTTCGCCTGGTCGGCGAAGGTGATCTGGGCGTACGCGATCCGCCCGTCACGGCTGATCTGGCCCGCGCCCCGCTCGCCGGCGTAGGGGCTGGTGACCCCGCCGACGCCCTTCATGTCCGCGATCTGCTCCAGCGCGGGCTGGATCCGGGACCGTACGTCCTGGTCGCGGACCGTGCCCTCGTCGACCTTCCAGACGACGGTGTCGGTGTCGCCCGCGCGCGCGGGGAACGCCTTCTCCATCAGGTCGTACGCCTTCTTGGAGTCCGTGTCGGGGAGGGAGAACACGTTCGCGTAGTCCGTGCCCGCCGTCGAGGCCGAGAACCCCAGCCCGAACAGCGCCCCCACCCAGAGCAACAGGACCACCAGCCGATGCCGGTAGCACCAGCGTGCCAATGCCGCCACGATGCGCAACTCCTCACTCACGGTCGACGGGTCCCCCAGGTCCTGGGCAACAGCATCGGCACCGGCACCCGCGCGGCGACATCGACCCGCCGTGACTCTCAAGGAACTCCAAAGCGGGAACCACCCCCGTTGTCAGTGGGCCCGCCGATACTGGGGGCATGTCGACGGCCCCCGGCACCGTGCTGGTCGTGGAGGACGAGCCGAGCATCGCGGACGTCCTCGCCATCGCGCTGCGCTACCACCGCTTCGAGGTCATGATCGCGGGCACGGTCCGCGAGGCCCTCGCCCTCGCCGGGCGCACCCGGCCCGACGTCGCGCTGCTCGACGTCATGCTGCCCGACGGCGACGGCCGGGCGCTCGGCCGGGAACTGCGCGAGCGGCGGCCCGACCTGGCGCTGGTGTTCCTCACCGCACGCGACGCGCCGGCCGAGATCGTCGGCGCGCTCGGCTTCGGCGACGACTACATCACCAAGCCGTTCGACATCGACGTGGTCGTCGCCCGGATCACCGCGGTCCTGCGCCGCACCCGCCCGGCGGACGTCCTGCCGCAGCGCCCGCCCCTGCGCTACGGCGACCTGGAGCTCGACGAGACGACGTACAGCGTGCACCGCGCGGGCCGCTCGGTCGAGCTGACCCCCACGGAGTACGCGCTGCTGCGTTTCCTCGTCCGCAACGGCGGCCGGATCGTGCCCAAGGAGCAGCTCCTGCGCCATGTCTGGCAGTACGAGCACACCCCGCCGGAGTCGACGGTCGTCGAGACCTACATCAGCTACCTGCGCCGCAAGCTGGACACCCTGGGCCCCCCGGTGATCACCACCCGGCGCGGCGTGGGGTACGGGCTGGCATGAGGGGGCCGCGGGCCCTGCGGTGCGGGCGGGGGATGCACTCGCTGCGGGTGAAGCTGACCCTGGCGAACGTCGGTCTGCTCGCGATCGGGATCGTCGCGGCGACCGCGGTGAGTCTGATGGGCATGCGGCACTATCTGCTGGGCCAGATCGACACCGAGCTGGTCAAGACCCGTGACTCGATCGCCGGTACGGGGATCACGCTGCGGAAGCTGGACTCGCTGTCGGCGCTGAGCTTCCTGCGCGACCGGGTGACGCCCGGGGAGAGCGGCGCGGAGTCGACGGCGGACACGGTCTTCACCGCCGTGGACGCCACGGGTCACGCCGTGCCGATCTTCGGGGTGCCGCCCACCGCGGCCCAGAGCGGCCTCGCCGACGCCGTGCGCGACCCGCACGCGCTCAGCCTCGCGCCCGACCCGGGTGACGTCAGCATGCGCGGTGCGGCGTACCGGGTCACGGCCACCCGGCTCGGGGACGGCACCTACGCGCTGATGGCGACCTCCACCGAGGCCCTGCACCAGGGCATAGCGAAGGCCCTCAAGCTCGATCTCGCCGTCGGCACACTGCTGTTGGCGCTCCTGGCGTGTCTGACGCTGTTCAGTGTGCGGCGGCGGATGCGGCCGCTGGAGGACATGGTGGAGACCTCGTCGGCGATCGCGGAGGGCGATCTGACCCGGCGGGTGCCCTCCAGCCGGGAGACCAGTCTGGAGGTCGAGCAGCTGCGGCTGGCGCTGAACTCGATGCTTCACCAGGTGGAGGCGGCGTACCGCACGCGCGAGCGCAGCGCGGCCCAGCTCCGCCGGTTCGTCGCCGACGCCTCGCACGAGCTGCGCACGCCGCTGTCCGCGATACGCGGCTATCTCCAGCTCTACGACCAGGGGATGCTGCGTGAGCAGGAGGAGCGCAAGCGGGCCTGGGACCGGATGAACGGCGAGGTGGACCGGATGGGCCGGCTCGTCGACGAACTGCTCATGCTGGCCCGGCTGGACCAGCGGCCCGAACTGCGGCTGCGGAACGTCGACGTGAGCCGGCTGGTCCGGGACGCGGCCGAGGACCTGCGGGCGCAGCAGCCGGCCCGGCCCGTCACGGTCGACGCGGACGGGGCGCTGCTGGTGCGGGCCGACGAGTCGGGGTTGCGGCAGGTGCTGGGCAACCTGGTGGCCAACGTCCGCACGCACACGTCCGCCGAGGTGCCGGTGCGCCTCGGCGTGGAGCGGGCGGACGGGATCGTACGGCTGTCGGTGCGCGACGAGGGGCCGGGGCTGGCGGCGGAGGACGCGGCGCGGGTGTTCGACCGGTTCTTCCGGGCGGGCGGCGGCGCGGGCAGCGGGCTGGGGCTGGCGATCGTGCAGGGGGTGGTGCGGGCCCACGGCGGCGAGGTGAGCGTACGGACGGCGCCGGGTGAGGGCCTCGGGGTGACGGTGGAGCTGCCGACCCGCCCGAAGAGCTGCGTCTGAGCGGGGTCAGGGCTGGGCCAGGACCAGGGCCCACACCGTCTTGCCGTGCCGCCCTCTGCCCCATACGCCCCAGGCGGTGGCGAGGTGGTGCACGAGGTGCAGGCCGCGGCCGTGTTCCTCCCACTCGCCGACCGCCCGCAGCCGGGGTTCGTGCCGGTCCTCGTCGGAGACCTCGATGAGGCAGGAGCCGTCGGCGAGCGCGGTGACCGCCACCTCGAACTCCCTTTCCCGCAGGGGCCCGTGGCGGATGACGTTGGTCGCCAGCTCGGACACCACGAGGACCGCGTCGGTCAGCGCCCGGTCGTCGGGGCCGTGCCCCCAGTCGGCGAGATGGTCCCGCACCCGGCGCCGGGCCAGCCCGACGGACGCCGGGTGCCGGGGCAGCCGGAAGGAGTTGCGTCTCAGCACCTCTGCTCCTCACCCCGCGCACAGCTCCGTCGCCGGGTCCTGTCGTCGGATTCCCGTCGTCCGCCCGGAGGGCGGGTCCTGCCGCGAGCGTGCGTGCTTGGCGTCGCGGGGCAGGCGGGAATCCGGCGACAGGGC
It includes:
- a CDS encoding TetR family transcriptional regulator, with the protein product MSAMNESADGGRAEPTPPAEPREPSPAPGSKSEQTRALILETAMRLFQERGYDKTTMRAIAQEAGVSVGNAYYYFAGKEWLIQGFYDRLAAEHREAVRELLARETSLEARMAGVLRVWLDVATPYHEFAVQFFKNAADPDSPLSPFSAESEHARVEAIAVHKEVLAGSKAKVPEELREVLPELMWLAQMGLVMYWIYDRTEGRERSYRLAERGARLTSRGVALARFRVLRPLVLEIHELFTDFLPGMTNALPDPQRKRG
- a CDS encoding MMPL family transporter: MARWCYRHRLVVLLLWVGALFGLGFSASTAGTDYANVFSLPDTDSKKAYDLMEKAFPARAGDTDTVVWKVDEGTVRDQDVRSRIQPALEQIADMKGVGGVTSPYAGERGAGQISRDGRIAYAQITFADQANAVPKELVQDVVDTARDAERAGLEVELGGQAIQRVQEPPTGLAEMVGLVAAAIVLFLAFGSLFAMLLPLAVAVFGVGTGLFSTQLLSHVTDIPDLAPLLSSLIGLGVGIDYALFIVTRHRKGILRGVPPEESAVTALNTSGRAVLFAGGTVCIALAGMLVTNLRFLDGVVVGTSLTVVLSVLAATTLLPALLGFLGPRVLSRRQRRRLAAEGPEEERTSGPAARWSAEVQRRPRTVAALALVVMAVLALPVLSLRLGATDQGNDDASTTTRKAYDLLAEGFGPGFNGPLQVVVEGTDTTALVQGIEEAPGVAQAAPLPPARGVTVIQVVPTTSPQSEETDALIDRLREDVIPAAGVKAHVGGVTAVSKDFATVTGDRLPLFVATIIGLGFLLLLIAFRSLVVPLTAAVMNLIAAAASFGVLVAVFQWGWGLELLGLGKEGPINAFLPVIMLSLLFGLSMDYQVFLVSRMHEEWVHTRDNARAVRVGLAETSRVINSAALIMVCVFLAFVLSGDSGAAMAGVGLAAAVALDAFILRTALVPAAMHLLGASNWWLPAWLDKRLPHLAVEPKDEDVTASAGPGDGPATVVHGFVRDASGDPVEHASVALMSKGGRPLDQVTSLADGSYVLSVPAPGSYLLSTTAASYTTHARQVTVAGEPLVYDVELVEMSEVN
- a CDS encoding response regulator transcription factor: MSTAPGTVLVVEDEPSIADVLAIALRYHRFEVMIAGTVREALALAGRTRPDVALLDVMLPDGDGRALGRELRERRPDLALVFLTARDAPAEIVGALGFGDDYITKPFDIDVVVARITAVLRRTRPADVLPQRPPLRYGDLELDETTYSVHRAGRSVELTPTEYALLRFLVRNGGRIVPKEQLLRHVWQYEHTPPESTVVETYISYLRRKLDTLGPPVITTRRGVGYGLA
- a CDS encoding sensor histidine kinase, producing MRGPRALRCGRGMHSLRVKLTLANVGLLAIGIVAATAVSLMGMRHYLLGQIDTELVKTRDSIAGTGITLRKLDSLSALSFLRDRVTPGESGAESTADTVFTAVDATGHAVPIFGVPPTAAQSGLADAVRDPHALSLAPDPGDVSMRGAAYRVTATRLGDGTYALMATSTEALHQGIAKALKLDLAVGTLLLALLACLTLFSVRRRMRPLEDMVETSSAIAEGDLTRRVPSSRETSLEVEQLRLALNSMLHQVEAAYRTRERSAAQLRRFVADASHELRTPLSAIRGYLQLYDQGMLREQEERKRAWDRMNGEVDRMGRLVDELLMLARLDQRPELRLRNVDVSRLVRDAAEDLRAQQPARPVTVDADGALLVRADESGLRQVLGNLVANVRTHTSAEVPVRLGVERADGIVRLSVRDEGPGLAAEDAARVFDRFFRAGGGAGSGLGLAIVQGVVRAHGGEVSVRTAPGEGLGVTVELPTRPKSCV
- a CDS encoding ATP-binding protein; the protein is MLRRNSFRLPRHPASVGLARRRVRDHLADWGHGPDDRALTDAVLVVSELATNVIRHGPLREREFEVAVTALADGSCLIEVSDEDRHEPRLRAVGEWEEHGRGLHLVHHLATAWGVWGRGRHGKTVWALVLAQP